A genomic window from Zalophus californianus isolate mZalCal1 chromosome 13, mZalCal1.pri.v2, whole genome shotgun sequence includes:
- the LOC113934779 gene encoding 60S ribosomal protein L12-like — protein MPPKFDPNEIKVVYLRCTGGEVGAMSALALKIGPLGLMEVVPSASALIIKALKEPPRDRKKQKNIKHSGNITFDEIVNIARQMRHRSLARELSGTIKEILGTAQSVGCNVDGCHPHDIIDDINSGVVECPAS, from the exons ATGCCGCCTAAGTTCGACCCCAATGAGATCAAAGTTGTGTACCTGAGGTGCACCGGTGGCGAAGTCGGTGCCATGTCTGCCCTGGCCCTGAAGATCGGCCCGCTGGGTCTG ATGgaagtggtaccttctgcctctgccctgattatcaaagccctcaaggaaccaccaagagacagaaagaagcagaaaaacattaagcacagtggaaatatcacttttgatgagattgtcaatattgcccGACAGATGCGACACCGATCTttagccagagaactctctggaaccattaaagagatcctggggactgcccagtctgtgggctgcaatgttgatggctgccaccctcatgacatcatagatgacatcaacagtgggGTGGTGGAATGCCCAgctagttaa